A genomic stretch from Fodinibius salinus includes:
- a CDS encoding potassium-transporting ATPase subunit C: MKNELLKSFLLSVVLLGLFAFGYPFLIKGVAMLGTSHNGEGKVVKVNNKVVGYELIGQKFTSNKYFNSRPGGYDAAGTGGSNKGPMDPDYLETVQTRIDSILAQNPDITKEDIPTDMVTASGSDLDPHFSPQAAHMQIPRISKVRDIPEDRLRELVNNHVEGPALGFLGPDERVHVLKLNVALDELDNEMGTQK, from the coding sequence ATGAAGAACGAACTTTTAAAGTCATTTTTGCTAAGTGTTGTTTTATTGGGATTGTTTGCATTCGGTTACCCCTTTTTGATAAAAGGAGTAGCCATGCTGGGAACAAGTCATAACGGTGAAGGCAAAGTCGTCAAAGTTAATAACAAAGTGGTTGGCTACGAGCTGATCGGTCAGAAATTTACATCCAACAAATATTTTAACAGTCGGCCCGGAGGTTATGATGCAGCTGGAACCGGTGGTTCCAACAAGGGACCTATGGATCCGGATTACCTGGAAACGGTTCAGACACGTATCGATTCCATTTTGGCCCAAAATCCTGATATCACCAAAGAGGATATTCCCACAGATATGGTGACAGCTTCGGGCAGTGATCTGGACCCGCACTTTTCTCCACAGGCTGCTCACATGCAGATTCCACGCATAAGTAAGGTCCGGGATATTCCTGAGGATCGTCTGCGTGAACTTGTAAATAATCATGTAGAAGGCCCTGCGCTTGGCTTTCTCGGTCCGGATGAGCGTGTGCATGTATTAAAACTTAATGTAGCGCTGGATGAACTGGATAACGAGATGGGAACCCAAAAGTAA
- a CDS encoding potassium channel family protein: protein MYLIIVGAGSIGRRIVELATRDHHEVVVIEADKQTAREMAKEFECRVLHEKATEDDILKKAGIAEADALIATTNDDAVNLTSVLIGRQYGVPRLISSVSDPDHKELFRNLTVDAVADPNRLLGEYLYRNVGEPGLSNFIQLRGGAELGEIKLDKHSSLVGKTIMDALEAGLITNHDIVVAIYRKGELIIPRGDTQFEIGDTVTVLSKRGISNGIYRTLQRQ, encoded by the coding sequence ATGTACCTGATAATTGTTGGGGCCGGCTCTATAGGCCGGCGTATTGTTGAACTTGCTACGCGAGATCATCACGAGGTGGTTGTTATTGAAGCTGATAAACAAACGGCCCGGGAAATGGCAAAAGAATTTGAGTGCCGCGTTTTACACGAGAAAGCAACCGAAGACGATATTCTTAAAAAAGCCGGCATTGCGGAGGCCGATGCGCTCATTGCCACAACAAACGATGACGCGGTAAACCTGACATCGGTATTAATTGGTCGCCAGTATGGTGTTCCCCGATTGATCAGCTCAGTAAGCGATCCGGATCATAAAGAATTGTTCCGCAACCTGACCGTTGATGCCGTTGCTGACCCTAATCGTTTACTTGGGGAGTACCTGTATAGAAATGTCGGGGAACCGGGCTTGAGCAACTTTATTCAGCTTCGTGGAGGAGCTGAACTTGGGGAAATAAAGCTGGATAAACATTCGTCCCTGGTCGGAAAAACGATTATGGATGCTCTGGAAGCTGGTCTAATCACAAACCATGACATAGTAGTAGCTATTTACAGGAAAGGGGAGTTGATTATACCTCGTGGCGATACGCAATTTGAAATTGGTGACACTGTAACTGTCCTATCAAAACGGGGGATTAGTAATGGTATCTATAGAACACTCCAACGGCAATAA
- a CDS encoding universal stress protein has translation MVSIEHSNGNNLFDIQTLEGNTFKAKLASLENRTHTDSDRYTIVIPISNPGSFKALLPPAIKACYRHNGVLLLLHVLGVSDQGKKIEEDRLDSAKTLLREGLRRVRAAGLEAKLLIRISNNIPDAVIHVAKEHQASLLVMGWGVKSEQNIMNTAAVDRIFANVEGNILIGEPHIQSTFRKVVVMVDELSLVEPVLEHASYLLHGRHQGIVLFHSFKGGPWETGINDYTHSLNKALRIFKQDNPGFEGEISLRHILETELESGALGNILKKQAQYADCVLLGTRNEYWVKKTFLVDRPNVITKALSNPIFLSRPGAPPKPLWMKRLFASLKQYWV, from the coding sequence ATGGTATCTATAGAACACTCCAACGGCAATAATTTGTTTGACATCCAAACGCTGGAAGGCAATACGTTTAAAGCTAAGCTTGCCTCATTAGAGAATAGAACACACACTGATTCCGACAGGTATACAATTGTAATTCCTATTAGTAATCCCGGTTCTTTTAAAGCGTTACTCCCGCCCGCTATTAAAGCATGTTACAGGCATAACGGGGTGTTACTATTGTTGCATGTACTCGGTGTTTCGGATCAGGGCAAAAAGATAGAAGAAGACAGATTGGATAGTGCAAAAACTTTGTTGCGGGAGGGCTTGCGGCGCGTGCGGGCTGCCGGCCTGGAAGCAAAACTGCTGATACGGATTTCGAATAACATCCCCGATGCCGTAATTCATGTTGCCAAAGAGCACCAAGCTTCTCTTTTGGTAATGGGATGGGGCGTAAAGAGTGAGCAAAATATAATGAATACAGCCGCTGTGGACCGAATCTTTGCGAATGTTGAGGGAAATATCCTGATTGGTGAACCTCATATACAATCAACGTTCAGAAAAGTAGTGGTCATGGTAGACGAACTCTCCCTGGTTGAGCCTGTATTGGAACATGCCTCTTACCTGTTACATGGAAGACATCAAGGGATTGTGTTGTTTCACTCCTTTAAGGGAGGTCCCTGGGAAACCGGGATTAATGACTATACGCATTCCCTCAACAAAGCTCTGCGCATATTTAAGCAGGATAATCCGGGATTTGAAGGAGAAATATCGCTCCGACATATTTTAGAAACTGAGCTCGAAAGCGGAGCGCTGGGCAATATACTCAAAAAACAAGCCCAATATGCTGATTGCGTGCTACTTGGAACCCGCAACGAGTACTGGGTCAAAAAAACATTCTTGGTAGATCGCCCAAATGTCATAACAAAAGCATTATCAAACCCCATCTTTTTGTCTCGGCCGGGAGCCCCGCCGAAGCCTTTATGGATGAAAAGGCTTTTTGCATCTTTAAAACAATATTGGGTATAA